The genomic interval TCTCCCCTTGAGGGGAGTCCGACCGAAGGTCGGGAGGGGTGTTTGAACGGACACCCACCGTCTCGCCGTAGGCTCGACACCTCCCTCAAGGGAGGAGTTTTTTCCCGCCGTTGTTGGTTCCCCCGTCCCGCTTTAGCGAGTCCTGAAAAACAACCATAAAGATTTGTACTAACACATCCCACGTTAAACCACCCCTCCCGCAAAAAAAACTGCGGGACAAGTACCCGCTCCTTGGTAAGCTACCAATTATCAAGTCCCGCTTTAGCGGGAGAGGGGAACAGATTTAAACAAAATCCGGCCTTATAAATTTGGAGCTTGTCCCGCACTTGATGCGGGATTAAGAAAATCACGAGAACAATCGCTAGCGAGAAGTTTGTTTGAGCGAGCGAAGCGAAGCGAGTTTACTTCGAGCGCGATTTTCGGAGTGATTTTTAGGGAAATTTATAGTCCGCCTAAGCGGATTGATTTTTTTGGTTCTTTTTGTATCAAGACAAAAAGAATAATGAAACGAAGTTTCATTAAATGATGAGACTCCGGATATATCAATCATACTTAATCAGTGTAATCCGCGATTGAAGTTTTTATCAGTATAATCAGTGATAAGTTTTCAATATCTTTGATGTATGATTCGACTCTACTGGCTTACGAGAATTTATATTGTAATGGCATCGCTTTATTACGCCTGGTACATGACTGCATTTGCGCTCTCCGATAAGCTTCACTTGACATACGACCTCATTCCGTTTCTATCAGTCTATTGGTTCTTAGCCGTTATCTTATATTTTTATTTCAGATATATTTATCTTATTACGTTCAGGAGGTTCTTGCTTGTCTGCGGGTGGAGCTTTATAAATATCCTTCTTGTGAACTGGCTTCTGCAGGAAATTTATTTTTATTTTTATTATATCTCTATACCGCTGATTCCGTTTTCAATATTTGAAGTCTTCAGGATTTCCAGAAGGATGCAAACTAATATAAGCGGCTTTGACGCTAACGGAGAGGAATTTGAAATTGATGAAGAAGAGTATCAGAAACGCCTGAAAGAAGAGGAAGAAGAACGCGCAAGGATGGAGGCGATAAGGCAGGAAGATGGGGATAAAGAAGAAGGTAAGAATTTATTAAAATAATTATGAAAAAGTCCGGTTTTCGTTCAAATAAATATTGTAAAATCAGTTAAATATTTTCAACTTTACATAATGCAGAAATAAATACAAGTATTAATAATTATTTATTTTCACTTTCAAAATTTTCGCGTAACTTTTGCGATTTTGAGCCGGAATCGCACTATCTGTACCTATCCCTTTTGAACCTCTCAGCCTGCTCTTTTAAACCTGCAAATCCGCTCTGATTTTGCACTTTATCGTAATAAATATCAGCCTTAGCCTTATCTCCCATTAAATCGTAAGTCATCCCAAGCTTTAGCCAGCCGTCCGCAGCGATTTCGGTCGACTCCTTATCCACTTTCCGGCTCAGTTCTTCAGCTTTGAGCAAATTCTTTTCAGCATCGGATAACTTCCTTTGACCTAAGTAACTTACGCCTAAGTAATAATGTGCTTCACGGCGGAGTTTTTCGTTAAATCCAAAGATATTGGAGTCACATAGCTGCACCACTTTTTCCCATCCGCTAATTGCAGATTCCCAGTTTGAGAGTCCTATGAAGCTGCGGCAAAGCAGCTGTCTGAAAAAAGCGTTATTCGGGTATGAAATCACAAGTTCCTGTGAGTAAAACTGAGATTCTGAGTAATTTTTTTCGTATATGGAGTAGAGGTAAGCTAAAATGAATTTTGCTTCCGTTCTGGCATATCTGGAGTTCATTGAAATTTCTTTTATCTGCGCAAGTCCCTTAAGCTTATCTCCCTTTGGAAAGATTATCATAAGCGGCTTAATTATAGGATACTTATCGGGTACGAACTCAGCAAAATAATTGTATATTCCAAGCCCGAATTTGACATCGGGGTTGTTCGGATTTATCTCATTTGCCTTATCTAAAAGATTAAGAGCCGTCTTGCCATCCTGCGCAGCTTTTAGCCAGCTATCCTTCAGGCTGTACACAAGTCCGCGATAGCCCACTGCTCCCCCTTTATAAAAGAGAGCATCAGCATCTTCATCATTTTTATCAAGAAGCTTATCACATACTTCTTCAACTTTGTCAACCTTTTTGTAAAATTCGTCATACAATGCATCATTATCGCGGTCAATATTTATTGCCCACCAGGCAGTCATTGCTTTGAAAAAGTACCCTTCGGGTTTGTTCGGATTAGAGGCAATAACTTCATCGAACACTTTATGCGCGGAATCAAATTTTACATTATAGATATAGTTGATGCCCTGAAGAAGCTTCACCTCAGTATTAGTCTGAGAGTAAGTATCAGTTACTGAAAATGTGAGAAGGAAAAGAAATATTAAGATGAGTGATTTGATATAACTATTAATAAATTCTATATATTAAAGTCTTTTATCTGAAAATAGTTCCGCGGGATAGTAAATAAGTATTTTCTTCCAAAACGCTTCCCAATAAAATTAACGTATTGGAAGAAAATAAATAATGCAATCTATGTACTTAGTACTTTGAAGCCTTTGAAGCTTTCTTTTTAGTAAGCGCTTCCAGACATTTTATATACATTTGTCAGCATTGTTTATCCCCCTATGTTAATAAAAATTGGATAACATTGCTTATAACTAATGCAATTACTTTGCCAATTTATAAAATTCTGATTAAAATTTCAGTCCAAATTGGTAAAAAATTTCTGTTAAAAAATATCGGGAAAAATTAAAGAACTTACTTCAGCAATATCATCTTCCTTATTCAAGAAAATGAGGGAGTTTGTAGCTTATAGAAGTACGTATGGATTATCGGATTGGATTTAGAAAAGATTTTTCATAAAAAAACCTCATCCCGCTTAAGCAGGATAAGGCTAAAAAAAGAATAACTGTAATAAATATTAGAATCCAACTTACATTTATACCGCTCCGCCACGGCGGACTTTCAGCCCCTCAATCCCTCCCTCCCGTCTTTAGCGGGACAGGCTCTTCTTGTAAATGAGGGAAACTTTGCAAAACTAATTTTAAAAAATTTATACTTGGTTGATACCGCCCCCTCAGTCCCTCCCGCCTTAGGCGGGACAGGCTCTCCTTGTAAAGGAGGGAAAGACATATTTTTTACAAACCTTACAAACTTGCTACTTCACTACCACCATCTTCTTAACATCACTCAGTATTTTCAAAAATCAACTCCCCTCCTTTTCAAGGAGGGGGCAGGGGGTGGTTAATAAATTCTACTTCACTACCACCATCTTTTTAACATCGCTAAACTTATCCGTGCTGAGCTTATAAAAATATGTTCCGCTTGGCAGACTCTTCGCATCGAATGTTGCGCTGTGATTTCCTGCCTGCTGAATTTCATTCACAAGCTCCATTACTTCCATTCCCAGAACATCATAAATTTTTAGAGTTACAAATTCTCTGGCAGGAATTTCATAATTAATATTTGTTGTAGGATTAAACGGATTAGGATAGTTCTGAGATAAATGATATCGCTCAGCTAATGTATTAGATGGATGTATGCCGATAACAGGTCCGCTGCATCCGCCCGATACATAAGAACCCATGCCCTGACTCCCGGACCAAATGACTAAACATGAATCGTCATTCACATTTCTGAATCCCACATCCGGTAAGCCCAATGTAGTAGTTGCGGCAATATTATTGACCATCACCATTGTTGACTGAGCTCCTAATTGCCCGCCTTTAAAAGGTCTGATGTATATATTGCCTGAGATTTGATCAAATTTTTCGCTGAATGCAAATAAATAGGAACCCTTAGCTCTGTAATTCGCAGCTACTGAAACACCCATCGTTATAGATGCTGAAGGTTGAACATAACCATAATCAAATACAGGAGCTCCTATTGTTATATCCTGAGTGTATGCATAAAGCGGATCCCAGTCGTTCCCATCGAACAAACTCCTTGATATAACCACAGCAGAATTATCCATGTAACCTGTAGCAGCAAATCTCGGACTTTCTTTTAAACTCACCGGAGTTGTCGCAAAAAATAAGATTGGCGCAAATGCTCCCAAATTAGCATCCTTTGTAAAATATAAACTTCTTCCATTATTAAATTCGTTCGGAACACCGCTTGCAATTGTAACAGTACATAATGTAGAAGCAGACTCCGTACTACTTACATATGCAATATCGGTTTCAAATTTAGCTGAATCAGGTACTGCGCCTGAAAAGCCATAACCATATTGTCCGGTGACGGGCTGTTGATATGATGATGTTACTGAGAGACCGCTAGAAAAAGGGTTCAGGACTCTTAATAGCTTGGATTTTAATCTTCTTGTTCCTCCACCGGTGGAATCTAAAGTAGCCGAAATATAAATGTACGTTGTAGTGGTAAACCTGGCATTATCACTTGTAATTCGGATATTGGTATATTTTTTTGTTGCATTAGAAAGTAAAATTATACCACTTTCCATATGCCCATCCTGCCGAACCCGTAAAATAGCCGAATTGGAAGTGCCTGTAGATGTGTATGTCATAGTTACGAATGCATATGAAGAGTCACCATTGGAAACCGCTTCAATATCTATACTATTATTGTGAATAGCCAGGCTTGGATTTGTATATTTAAGCAAGAGATTGAAAGTTATTCCGTTATCAGATGAACGGAAAATTTTCAAAGTGTCAGGAAGTGTATTTGTTCCATAAACTCCGACTGCAGCATAAATATCTCCATGCACCCTCTCACGCGATATTGCATTAGCCACAATTTTATTTCCCGTTATAGTTGATAGATTTATAATCTGAGAAGCGCCTTGGTTTTCTTCTCCCCTTTTGAAATTAAACACACCTGTAGTTTCCTTTATTATCTGCGGTTTTGTTATTTCATTAAGCTTTCCTTCCCAATATAATTTAGATACCACGTCATTATTATCTCTGGCTATATCAATATTTTTTACAATTTCAGTTATTACCGGGTCCGGCGCAGGAGCTTCAATTATTTGGGAGTATGAAGTTCCGGCTTTTTTATCTGTCTGGGAGAAGACTGATTGAATTGAGACGAACAGCAAAAAAAGTAATGTAAAGTGTTTCATTCAGATTTTTTTATTTTAAAAAATATTTCTATTAATTGTGCACAGTTTGCGCACTTTGTTTATTAACAGTGCAATTTACTATTTCTGAATGAGGTAATGCAAAGAGAAGTTTAATAAAGTAGCACGGGAAACTGAAATTTAAATCCTATCTAATCAAAATTAATAGATTGTTTTCTATAATATTTAAAAATATCTTTTTGCACAAAAAAAATAACAGCTTTTGAACGAAAAAATTATAAGTATCCTTAGAACATTCGATAAAAAAGATATAAAGAACTTTAAAAAATTTCTTGACTCCCCCATTTTCAGTACCGGAAGAGACCTTACGAAATATTATGACTGCATCATCAAATATTATCCGGAATTTGAAATTAACAAAGAAAAATTTTTAAAAAAATATTTCGGAAAATTAGATGATGCCGAAGGAAAACAATCGAAAATTTTAAGGGCTGCAAACTCCGATTTCAGTAAAGCTCTTGATGAGTACATTACTCTGATGGCAATGAAAAGTATGAAATTTTATTCCTCGTATCTTTTAATTGAAGGATATTCAAACCGCGGATTAAATGAACTGGGTGAAATGAAAACTGAGGAGGTATTACTGGAAGAAGAAAATTCTGATTCTTCATTTACAAAAAAACTTCAGGTGATACTTCTGAAAAATTTATATAGTAATTTTAAAAGCTCAATAAATAAAAATTATGAAATATATAATGTGATTGAAAGCCAGAGCGAAGACCTTCTTTCCTTCCTGTTTAATTTTTCATCGCATTTGCTCAATAGTCTCAATGTAAATTCCATCATCTATAATATAGAGAGGAAAACCGAGCAGCTTTCACTTCTAATGAACAATTTTAATTTAGATGTATTTCTCGAAAATCTACGCACCGATTACCCCAACTATAAAAGAATTAAGCTGGATGTAATTCTGCTTTGCTCATTATTAAAAAATAAAAAATTTGAACATCTTTATATGAAGCTGAATGAAGTTTATTTTGATGCGTTCGATACTATGAATGATAGAAATAAAATGAATTATTTTACATTCGTTCTGAATTATTACACCCTGAATCTCAATGAAGATATCATACCTCTGAAATTTGAATTTATTAAGTTTGCTCTCTCGCAAGGACTTTTCTCGTCGGATGACGTAAAATACATCCATCCTTCTTCATATAAAGTTTTTATGCTTGCAGGTCTTCATGCAGGCGATACTGACTGGACTGAAAAATATATAGAGGAGTACTTGGAAAAAACCAATCCCGATATTAAAGAAAATATGCGCTTGTATTCCTATGCTTATCTTACGCATTACAGAGGTGAGTATCTGAAATCGATTGATTTTATTTCCGGCTTCAAATTTGAAAACGAGGTTTTTACCTATGATATGAAACTTATGATGCTCAAAAATTATTACGAGCTTGCAAAAAGTTCGGGTGCTTATCTTGAGAGTCTTAATTATTCAATTGATGCATTTTCTCATTTCCTCAAAGAAAATAAAAAAGTCTCTGAAAGCTATAAAACCGTAGGAAAGGAATTTATTGCAGGAATGAAACTGCTCATCAAGGCAGAGTTCTCGCCTTACTCCAAAGCGGAAAAAATGGATTTAAACTTCAGCATGGAAAAATTTATATCAGAGACAAAAAACTTATGGCTCATAAGCAAGATGAAAGAGATTTTATAATGTAAAATGCAGAATGCAGAATGCAGAATATAGAATGTAAAATGTAGAATGCAAAATGTAGAATGTAGAATGTAGAATGTAAAAGCCTCTTCCGGAAAGAGGCTTTAATTTTACGAACCTTACTATGATAAACTTTACAAACCTTACAAACTTTTAACTTTACGAACTTGCTACTTCACAACCACCATCTTTTTCACATCACTAAACTTATCCATGGTTAATTTGTAAAAATACGTTCCTGAAGAAATACCTGATGCGTTGAATAGAACCGAATAATACCCCGCATCTTTCACTTCATTTACCAATGAAGAAACTTCCTTGCCGCTAATGTCATATACTTTTAGTGAAACAAATCCGGCAACGGGCAACTGAAAGCTGAGAACTGTGCCGGGGTTAAACGGGTTCGGGTAATTCTGAGCCAAAGCAAATCTGCTTGGCACCCCTATGATGACCTCACTCGTCAGCTCGTGATACTCATAATTACCGTTGTAATCTATCTGCTTTAACCTGTAATGATATGAACCCGTTGTTAGTCCTCGTTCTGTGAAAGTATAATTTTGCGGTGTGTTTATTGTTCCGTGTCCTTCTATATATCCTATCTTTTTCCATCCTATTACAAATGAATTTCTTTGAATTTCAAATCCTTTGTTGTTTTGCTCCTGTATGGTGCTCCAGTTAAGTGTGACATTATTTCCTTTAACAATTGAAGTAAATGAGGAAAGTTCAACGGGAAGAAGAACATCGGAGCGTAATATTACACCTGCGTTTCCGACAGCAGTTACATAAAATGAATTGAAGTCTATACCGTAAAGAGACTGATAGGTAGGAAGCTGATACATAGTCCAGTTTGTTCCTCCGTTTGTTGTATTTAATAACACTCCTGCAGAAGAACAAATTGAACCGGTATATCTGTCTTCAAATTTAACGTCATTCATAGGATAAGTAATTCCGCTAACTTGAGTATTCCAGTTTGTTCCTCCGTTTGTTGAAAGAAGAATAGTTCCGCCTGTTCCCACAGCATAAATAGTCAAACTATCTATCATTGTTATTGCATTTAATGCAGCAGAGCTTCCTGTGGAAATAGAAGTCCAGTTTATTCCCCCGTTTGTTGTTTTAAGAACTGTTCCGCCTGAACAGGAAATCATTCCGGTTGCGGAAGAACAGAAATCTAAATCGTAAAATACGGCTGAACTTCCTGTAGCAACCGAGGTCCAGTTCACTCCGGCATTTGTTGTTTTTAAAATACTTCCGCCGTTTGACATCGTAACAATACCATTATTTACATCGGTAAAAACAACGGCAGTTAAACTAACTGCAGTTCCGCTGGTTTGTGATGTCCAGTTCGTTCCTCCGTTTGTTGTTCTTAATATTGTTCCTGTTCCTCCTACAGCGGTACCTGTATTGGCATCCATAAAAAACATTTCTGTTAAAAACTGTGTTGTAGGAGTGCTCTGTATTACCCAGTTTGTACCTGAGTTTGTAGTTTTTAATATTATTCCGTTACCGCCCGATGCGTAGCCGGTACTGTTGTTCACATACTTTACATCACCTAATTGCAGAGCAGGACCATTTCGCTGCGAAAACCAGTTTGTTCCTCCGTTAGTAGTTTTCATTATAGAACCGTATATACCTACAGCATATCCAGTGTTTGCATCAACAAATTTTACACTCAACATATTTTCTGTTGTTCCAAGCGTTAGCGTACTCCAGGTAGAACCGGCATTGGTTGTCTTTAACATACCACCTGAAGCACCGCCGGAAAACCCTGTACTTGCGTTGATAAAAGATGTTCCGTATAAATAAGTCGAAATACCGGAAGTAGTTTCAGTCCAACTTCCGCCTGAGTTTACAGTTCTGTATATTTTTCCGCCAACTCCCACTAAAACTCCTGTAGTATTGCTTGCAAAACTAACGTTGTACATTGAAAATGACACCCCGGTCGAAATACTTGTCCAATTGATTCCCCCGTTAGTTGTCCGCAAAACAGTGGTAGCTCCTGCGGCGTAACCTGTAGTTGCCGAAGGAAAATTCACCGAATTAAGCGAAGTAGTTGTTCCGCTTGAAACAGAAGCCCAGCTTGTTCCGCCGTTGGTGCTGCGTAAAATTGTTCCTGTAGTTCCTGCTATAATTCCCGTACTTGCATTTACGAAATAAATATCCATCAAATCTGTTGTTACCCCGGTATTCATTTCAACCCAACTGTTCCCGGCATTCGTTGTTTTAAAAGCCGTTCCTGTATCTCCGACTATAAATGCTGTATTAGCATCCAGACAAAACACTGAATTTAAATCTTTATTTGTTATGTTGGTGATATTCCAGAATGAGCCGCCGTTAGTTGTGGAAATGACTGTTCCCTCCCACCCTACTGCCATTCCATTATTTGCATCGGAAAAAGATACTTTGAATAAGCTCTCTGAGGTTGGATAGGGATTCTGCAGAGTCCATGTTACCTGACTGAACAAAGATTGCGCGCTTAATATGAGCGCTATAATAAATATTATTTTTTTCATAGGGGTAAAATTTTTATTCTGAGTATTTTTTTAATTTTAATAATCGCTTCTATAAATAAGAAGCGGCATATCTACCTTACAAACTTTCAACTTTCTACTTCACTACCACCATCTTCTTCACATCACTGAACTTATCCGTGCTCAGCTTATAAAAATATGTTCCGCTTGGCAGACTCTTTGCATCGAACTGCACTGAATAATATCCCGCATCCTTAACTTCATTTACCAATGATGAAACTTCTCTTCCGCTGATATCAAATATTTTTATTGATACAAAGCTGTTATTTGCTAACTGATAATTGATAATTGTAGAAGGATTAAACGGGTTCGGGTAATTCTGAGCCAGAGCAAATTTGCTAGGCACCCCTATGATGATTTCGCTGTTTAACTCATGGTACTCATAATTACCGTTATAATCTA from Bacteroidota bacterium carries:
- a CDS encoding T9SS type A sorting domain-containing protein, whose product is MKHFTLLFLLFVSIQSVFSQTDKKAGTSYSQIIEAPAPDPVITEIVKNIDIARDNNDVVSKLYWEGKLNEITKPQIIKETTGVFNFKRGEENQGASQIINLSTITGNKIVANAISRERVHGDIYAAVGVYGTNTLPDTLKIFRSSDNGITFNLLLKYTNPSLAIHNNSIDIEAVSNGDSSYAFVTMTYTSTGTSNSAILRVRQDGHMESGIILLSNATKKYTNIRITSDNARFTTTTYIYISATLDSTGGGTRRLKSKLLRVLNPFSSGLSVTSSYQQPVTGQYGYGFSGAVPDSAKFETDIAYVSSTESASTLCTVTIASGVPNEFNNGRSLYFTKDANLGAFAPILFFATTPVSLKESPRFAATGYMDNSAVVISRSLFDGNDWDPLYAYTQDITIGAPVFDYGYVQPSASITMGVSVAANYRAKGSYLFAFSEKFDQISGNIYIRPFKGGQLGAQSTMVMVNNIAATTTLGLPDVGFRNVNDDSCLVIWSGSQGMGSYVSGGCSGPVIGIHPSNTLAERYHLSQNYPNPFNPTTNINYEIPAREFVTLKIYDVLGMEVMELVNEIQQAGNHSATFDAKSLPSGTYFYKLSTDKFSDVKKMVVVK
- a CDS encoding T9SS type A sorting domain-containing protein; the protein is MKKIIFIIALILSAQSLFSQVTWTLQNPYPTSESLFKVSFSDANNGMAVGWEGTVISTTNGGSFWNITNITNKDLNSVFCLDANTAFIVGDTGTAFKTTNAGNSWVEMNTGVTTDLMDIYFVNASTGIIAGTTGTILRSTNGGTSWASVSSGTTTSLNSVNFPSATTGYAAGATTVLRTTNGGINWTSISTGVSFSMYNVSFASNTTGVLVGVGGKIYRTVNSGGSWTETTSGISTYLYGTSFINASTGFSGGASGGMLKTTNAGSTWSTLTLGTTENMLSVKFVDANTGYAVGIYGSIMKTTNGGTNWFSQRNGPALQLGDVKYVNNSTGYASGGNGIILKTTNSGTNWVIQSTPTTQFLTEMFFMDANTGTAVGGTGTILRTTNGGTNWTSQTSGTAVSLTAVVFTDVNNGIVTMSNGGSILKTTNAGVNWTSVATGSSAVFYDLDFCSSATGMISCSGGTVLKTTNGGINWTSISTGSSAALNAITMIDSLTIYAVGTGGTILLSTNGGTNWNTQVSGITYPMNDVKFEDRYTGSICSSAGVLLNTTNGGTNWTMYQLPTYQSLYGIDFNSFYVTAVGNAGVILRSDVLLPVELSSFTSIVKGNNVTLNWSTIQEQNNKGFEIQRNSFVIGWKKIGYIEGHGTINTPQNYTFTERGLTTGSYHYRLKQIDYNGNYEYHELTSEVIIGVPSRFALAQNYPNPFNPGTVLSFQLPVAGFVSLKVYDISGKEVSSLVNEVKDAGYYSVLFNASGISSGTYFYKLTMDKFSDVKKMVVVK